GCTGGATCAGCACGTTCTCGGGCTTGAGGTCGCGGTAGGCGATGCCGCAGCGGTGGAGGTGGTCGAGGGCGCAGATGATCTCGGCGACGTAGAAGCGGATGACGGCGGGGGAGAAGACGCGGTCGTTCTGGTGGTGGCGGAGGACGTTGAGATCGCCGCCGGGGCAGTAGGGGACGGCCCAGGCGAGGAACTCGTCGGTCTCGAAGGAGGCGAGGAGGCGGGGGAGGAAGGGGTGGTCGGAGGGCCGGGTGAGGCGGCCGAGGACGGAGATCTCCCACCGGGCGCGGCGGGTGGCGTCGTGGGCGGAGGACTTGTCGACGAGCTTGAGGGCGAAGGGGGAGGAGGCGGAGGGGTCGGAGGCGGCGTCGTGGACGAGGAGGACGGTGCCCATTGCTCCCTTGCCCAGGACCTTGAGGGCCCGGAGGTTGTCGAGGTGGAGCTCCGCCGCGGACGGCGGCGGCATTGACGGGGGTATGACCATGTTGCGATTCTGTTCCGGCGGGTGTCTGATGCTgatgtcgagagagagagagagatccagCCGTGTGCGCGTCTCTGCGGGAGGAGGGAGATACAGAGAGATGGTGGAGAGGTTGTGTTTCAGCTTATATAGAAACTACATAAAAGAAGAGCGGGGGGTGGGTCTTCAGCTTtagcctctcttttttttttcccccctcTTTTTgttcgttttttgtttttatttttaaaaaaatttggatgtttgttttctctttttccttttcgccTTTGCATCTCTTTGGTGTTCTCCTTTCTTGCCTGTAATTACCTAATTTTTGTTTCGGTTGGATTATTTCTTAATAACCCGCTCTCTTGTATCCTTTCTCCCTCGTTGTGAAGTTGAATTAATGCTAGAAAGACtgaaaaaaaagtcatttttttaataaagcaCAATTTGATTATGAGTGTGAAGCATAATCCTTGTTTGCTCAATACttgtttattttgtattttatattatatatgattttcctctacatatatatttttgttatcgTTATAACGTGATATCATAACATAGTTCAAGAGTTTAAATTCTAACATTCCCCTCTCGAACTCATTATCTGTGGTGGTAACACAATAATTGGCTCATATAAAAATACTAGTCATGCCCATTTCGCAATAATTGAACTGATTTGTGTGTGTGTAAGGAATCAACTTACGCGTGAGGAGGGCGTGAAATATAATCACATATAGCTCAATGAATCATAATATACCTTTTACATATGCGGTCTCATTCCACCGAATGATTTTAGTTTTCAGATTAAATCATGTCTTATAATTATAGTCAATTATGTGAAAGAAAGTTATCGTTCTCTTGTCAAATGTTTGATTAGGTCATTGTATCATTCAGGTCGATTAGATTCTACACTTTTAATTCAGTTAGCATTGGTAGAATCTGACTCGATAATAGTTATTGTACTCTTTGAACTTGattatacatatttttttttaactcaagCAAAAAGGTGGATTTGATTTGGCTTGAAAGGATCGAGCTAGTTGATAAATATTATGTGATCACTGAAAACACACAACAAACGTGATAAAGTTGGAAGAGACACTTTTACGGGCATGATTTTTCATCTAAATCATGGGTCTTGTAATTATCAAGGTTGTTAGGGTTCTCATTGaactatataaaagaaaaaaaaaaaggttacaaTCCTTTGCCCAATTGAATCAAGCAAAAAGGTCAAGAAATCATACTTAAACCAATAAGGCATCATTCCAATGCAAATGTAACTAGTGTGTCACTCATATGGAGGAATAAGCACAATGAGCGGGGTAATAATAATGTagcctttctttctctctccttttttattattcttttccctcattcattttttttttttttttgctccttcaataagaaaaaaaattccattattCTCTCcctttattatttaataaaacaaaGTGGGGAGGGACACACGTGTAAGGAGCTaaggagaaacaaaagaagatggCACAAAAGGACAAGAACCATATTCGTACGGTTGTCACATGGGAACCTCCCATAATCTAAGGGACGAACGTGCGCGTGCACCATCCTTGTTGTCAACTTTGCCATTACCCTCAGAAACCATTTTCCCTTGGTTTTCCTGTTTAATTCTTAACAAAATCCATTTATCTTGCTAAATATTATCCCTTAAATCCTGGTTTGCAGCTGTTGAAGCTggctctaattttttttatataaaaaaggaaTTGACTTCATTGAGTAATCCAATTCTCGATTATACGTGCACCTCGTATTAATGCAAGAATCCggatttttaatttctaatggttttttttttcttaaaaggaaataagaatgtcaacatatatttttctatcgAAATACGACCTTGATTCATGGCACCAGCTAGGTCGGAAAAAAACTATTTAACATATACTCAACATGCGACGTATTTCTCGGGTGCTAATTGCGAGTACCGTCCGTAAATTACATCCCATAGAGGATTAATTAATAAAAGCCTGTCTTGGGGAGCGATAAACGGGATAGATTTGCAGCTAGATTCCCATTAAATAACCGCGAGTAATGTCCGTGATTTATATCCGAtagataattaataaacaagAGCCGATCttgggaaatgaaaaaaaaatgggatagaTTTGCAGCTAGATCCCTAATTAAATGACCTTATATATAGGATAGATATACTACATGTATCTTAGCGAGTCGCAGAGCAAGGAAACAttagaaaaagagacaaataaTTCCAAAAAAGCTTGCACATAATCACATCTTGATATCCTAAACATTGCGCTTCGGGCTCCTCAACCTTTTGTTTGTCACATATCTTGTAATCACTAGACTCTACGACTAGAGTTTAGCCCCATATTGTCTTTGCTTTAACATCAACAAAATGTAAATTAATCATCTTCATAATAAAATCCCCCCATCAAGATCAAATTACGGGTCCCTCAAAAGATTATCGAGGATACCGTGACAAGACATTTTTGATCTACTTGCAccaacaaatttattttctagcATATTCTCTAACGTACGTGCGGACCGTTTATTATTCCTTTGAGGGTATTTATTGAACACTTGTTAAGAAGTCATTTAAAGcaagttttgcaattttttccaTACCCTATTTTTCTCGTATCATTTGTGATTGAGATTTTCGAAAATCAAGATATTTCACAGCGATTATATTTAATGGACATCTTGGAGGCACTTTCATATGAGACCGATATTTTAAGGGCATTTCCGGTTGATGATTTTATAGTGGACTTCGATGAATGTgcttaatttaaaattagagtATGCTTTAGCTTGAGAATCCATGTTAGTGTATGGCGTGTGCAAAGATTGATTAATGGAAACAGGTGATGCGCATTAAGGTTAGGTGGTGCTGGTGGATCAAACCCCTTTCTTTGACGGTATATTGTTCTACCGAAAGGTAGAGAgaaatataaggaaaaataatttatatttgtcATACGTCAACTAAACTTTTTGCTTCTCTCTATCACGTAGTTGTAGTTTCTCTAGTGGAAATAATGTTATATATACACGCATATGAGGCTGTGACGGGTTTCTTTCTGAGATTTCGATCTTCTGAGCACGAGATTTTCTTCTCCTCGTTCGTGGAAGTCTTCCAAAAACTAGGGACAAAAGGGTTGGGATGCTGCAATGGCGACGGTTTCTGCTCAACCAGTAACGAAGTTTTTGTCTCCTTCGGTGGCCATTTCTCTGTCTTTATCGATTCCTTCTACCTACCCGTttcactagagagagagagagagagagcagaatAATACATTGCGCTCAATGATACGATGATACAAGAAAGCTAGCCAAATACGACTGTGTAGTGCTCCTTATCTCGTAGGGCAACTTGAGTTGGACGAGTCCTCGATTGAAAACCCTAATGTGCCCTTTTCACAGCTAAGAGGTTCGTGTAAGGTCGTTCTCATGTTTGCCAATTTAGGAAGAAAATGATAGGATTGTCTCATCggcaaaaagatagaaaagcaaagaaaagaagatattttgttcCTTAGAATGTGTGTTCAGAGTGATATGGTCAAGATGGGGCAAGGAATTTGACAGAAATTCAAGTTTATAAGAGGGCGAGATGTAGACTTGATCGATGGGCAGTCCAATCTGGGCTTAAAAGTGACGCTGAACATATTAAATCCTCGGGGTAAAATAATGGGTTTTCTTCAACCCTTCATTGAAGCCATCTCCGGATTACTCTTTGACGTCTCTTAACTCAGAATCAATCTTATTAAGATAAGGTaaggattgaattgactaaTTACCAAAGTATCGTAAGAATACTACTGCCGTGAATAAAATGACGGGAATCAAAATCACACATTCAGAGATTCCCAAACTCGAATGTTTGGTTCTTTCAGGTGCTGATGCTGGCAAAACATTCGCCTTGCACTACTGCGTTCACATAACATAAGCGGGGTGCTGTCCCAAGATGAGCAAAATTCCAAGAAATCATCTGATCAATCATGTTCACATGCTTGAATCGATGGGGAAAAGGACGAAGTGACTCAGACGGGAATGGCTACGAGATCACATGTGGGCATCGAAGGCGATGATTGGTACCCTTCGCGAGCGTGGATTCAATAGGAGGGTCCATCTCTTGCTAAAGGCTGTCCCCATATTCGCTCCCCTTTTTTTCCTATATTTTATACGACTGACTGCAGCTGCTTTTAGCTAGCGGCGCCCATCAGATTTGTTTCTGCACTATCGATCAATCAATTTAGCACGGTAAATCTATCGCATCACGTGAAAAAATTCCTTTCCGATTAGTTTATACAATGAGCTTGGTTGGAGATAAGgtctctttgtttcttcttcgaACAGCTAGTGAGTTGAAAGGATTAAATGATTGGACTTCCCGTCAGTACATTTGCTACTCCCCTAGTTTCTACGTTAATGATCTGTCCCTTGATCTAATTGTCCTTTTCTGATATGGAAAATAGACGTTAATTCTCATGTTTAATCGAATATTCTTATTCAGgtacctctttctctctcatcaaagaacatgttagaaaaatagagagataGGCAAAAAGATCCAGCAAATATTTGCATATTTGTCCATTTAAAGGAGGTGAATAGGTTTTAGGGATCGATTAAATCTGAAAATTGACATGAATTAAGTTCACACGAACCGAGCGtacacaataattttttttttttgaaaagttctCATGTTTCCTTGTGACGAACAATTTGATCATGCACGCCAAGGCCATATCCAATCCATTGCAAGATTAGCTCAAACAGTTTGAGGTCAAGGCTTAGATTCTTGTCTTGGAATACATCACAAAGAACTTTTCTGAATTCGTATAGAAGTTCGGTCTAACCAAGTGTTTATCTGAGTTTATCAGTTGGGAAGAGTCGCTAAATCACTTAAATTGCCTTaacaagacaaaaaagaagaaaaagaaaaaaaagaaaaaaagacaagatgGCCCCTTCGACCGCCTATCATCTAATTTTTATTAGACCGTAGGACAGAACAGATGGGCCTCTTTCCTTTAGTGTAATTCCTTTTCGTTTCTATTGGCGATCTTCTTTATAGTGTAAATTCAATTGGTAATGAGTGCACCTAACAGCTATGGGGGGAGGGGTGGGCTTCATTGAATTTAGGCTCTCCATCAAACGAGGGTTTTGCAATAAAAACATTCAACTTTGAAGTTCTGTGGGAGTAATTATTGCACTGCACAGACCAAAGTGAAAGGGGGGATGGGGTTAATGACTTTGAAGATCTTTGATGGAaaagatgaagcaaattgccacgTGATGCTGTAGGCCATGTTCATTGCCTAATCTTTATAATCTAAGCAGTGCACACAAAATGTCATTATAGAATCTTTGAGCCCTAGGaattactttttcttatttttctctttttttttgggtttttcttgtgAATATTCTTTGCATATTACTTTATTTCTTTATATCCGAATCAATACTCggctgaaaattcaaagattgaaAAGTCTCTGAAAAGAAGAATAACAGGTGCAGGATTGACTTCGTGCTTGCATCAAGTGAAAGAGATTCATAATAATACCATCATTCGCAAATCCGATATAAGGGAATatgaagaagaatgaaaaaaacaGAATATGAGGGacagagaggggaaaaaaagcgTGTCTCCTCCATCCAAGCCTCTTGGATAGAAGATGATGACTTGATGTGGTACATGTAAGAAAAACCAGCCTTGTGGTAcaagggaaaaatataaaaaaagttgaaaacttATTACAtcgatatcaattcaatcttaaaccttcaattaggtcaatttaattttaaacattttcacattgatatccATTCAGTCCATTCAACCAATTTAGACtggaaatcattgatgtggatgGCTAGATAGATTGAAATGatacaaatatgaaaatgtttaggattaaattttccaaattaaaaagcttataattgaattagtaccgatagagaaaaaaaaaagaattggtaCCGATACAatagaagtaagtttttttgggtacttttccaTGTGTTGCAAAGTTTTGAATTCCAATTCCTCATCTCATAGGATATTATGATTATATGAGTTTGAAccatgttttctttcttctttagtGCTCGTGCTATTTACAAGAGACTCAATGAAAACCATGGACTTGGTAGCCATTGGAAGGACTTTTCCTATATGTATATGCGGTCCGCATAAAATCTCATGTACACAAGTTGATGTGGATGAATGCCACGTATGTGTACTTGAAACGGTACATTCGAAAGCAGAATTGTTGGAGTAGAAAGTTTTCTAACGAGTCAGCTACCAACTCCTCAAAAAATTAGGTCATTGGCATAGCGTGAAAAATACACACTTTTGATGTAAATTGGGGGTAGGCATTGCATCTTTTCAATCTTATATTATATTATGTCCTATTGAGGGGGAAGGGGGTGGTAAAGAAATAGCATTCCACTTCTACCAAACCCTAAAGCCCCATGCATGTCAACTTTAGGCAACAAAACACCCAAACTACTTTGTTTGGGGGCCATCTTTCTCAGCCTTTATTGGACATTAGGACCCCACAAGACCATTTCTTTATTAATGCTTCCCCTAAAAATGCTCATGAAGTTTCATAAGTTGTGTTCCTGTCGGTCATCATTGATGGGAGGAAAAATGTGAGCTTCCACCTAAGACCAAGGTGaaaaagggagggagggggaaagATAAAGGTGATGAAATTAAAGTAATATAATTTCCTCCAGTTGATAATTCCTCCACCCATTTCAAAGTTAGGCACATCTATGCTTTAAAGGGAGAAAAGCTAGGGATGCTTTGATGATGGCGTTGTCGGCCATGATcttccatccaaaaagaaattgctttttgttttttttttcaaaaggaaaaaaaatatcagtGCCTTTTGGATCAATAAAAGGGATACACACGCACTCGCACAAAAACACAATTTGAGTACTGTTTCTGGAGGTAAAAAATACTTTTAAGCACAAAGCAGACACTTACACTTGTCAAAGCCCCACTCCAATTAATGAATAATTCCCTTGAATTCTGTTAAGACAGATTCAGAATTTTATAGTGGGaattgttttgcgaaaaataaattattttaaaaatatttttctgaaaatgattatttatatcttttaatataatttgttaacgataatttatgtttaaatatttttatagacattaaaaatatttttcgttcattcatttttgtaaaagatacaaacaatcatttttataataatattttttaaattgtttattttttactaAATAGACGAGTCTTAATTTGTTCAAAACATTTGTAGgtattttgtttttatcttttcaagcAATAATAAACACATTTTATCAATCAAtgtatgtttttttatttatttatttattaaactaacctaaaaaaaatttaagtcgATAAATGAAGGGAGATCGTTAGAAAGTAGGATTAGGAGAATAGGGCCGATCAATGTATGTTTTTAAATAGCCTAAAAGAATGGGAGCTGTATGTGCAAAATATATTAGGACATAGCCTAACTATAATGCCAACTGATTGATGGAGAGATGAATGGCATgcatataaagaaaatataaatccCTAGACTAACAATGCGGGATACTTTAACATATGCCTTTTGTCGATTCATTCagcctctcttttcttttttctaatgtTTCTTTGCAATACTCCGGGACATTGCACCtacatttttttccccttacgTTACTTATGCTTCCCGATATGCTTAAACGAAACCGTTTCCCTATCGTTGTCTTGAGGGGGAACTCCAAGTACGTCCGGCGCACTACAGCCTGAGCAGCACGATTGTCCAATGATACGTCAATTCGCTCGCTAAAAAGCCCCTTTTGGTCAACATCTCTCTCGTTCAATTAGCCAACGCGTTATCACATTGCTTACTTTTGTTCTTGCTCGAGTGTTTTCCACTTATACTCTCTGGTCACCAGGACCCACCATGAACAATAACATACGATGGTTCGGCTTCTACCGCAATCGAAGTTGCATAACAGCAAAGATACGAGCTGAATGATGCGCGGCTTGGCTCCTTTTTCAGACCCGCAACGTGAAATTTTCCCTTTCGAATCCACACACGCATCGCGTGCCTCTGCAAAAAAtctggtggaggaggaggaggatgactCGATCTATATTGATGGGGGTGTTGAACGGTACCTTACGGTAGAAAAAGCTAAAGTCTCTGAACTTTCTGTATTCGATTTGTAagcttttccattttttttttcttttcgttttttacGTGGAGAATATCATAATTGCGGGTATGGGGGTTCTGCGGGCAGTGATGACACCGGAGGAATTCAAGTATCATATCATTACCAAACGCTTGCTAAGCTTCATGATGGAACGATACACTAGTTTTTCAATCATTTTGCACTGACCCATTTGTATTCCTTTGAGTAGAAGATGATGAAACTATCATTATATCGCCCCAACGCTGGCGTATAGAAGAAATCACTGCTGTTACTAAGAAGAGTATTGACGTATCCATATGATGTATTCATCAGTGATCGAGACATGTACATTACTTGTATCACAAGAAGAGACGGGGATTTGAATTTGGCACCTTAAATCTGTTTGGTTGGACAGATTTCTGTTAGGAACAATTGCTCTGTTGATATTGacagtaaaaaagaaaaagaaaaaagaagcagcatCGGAACCTTCTTCATGGGTTTTGTTATTTAGTACATGGTCTGAAAATTAGAATTGACCTCTTTCATCTATTAGTAAGTCAGAAGTCCCAAAGTAAGATACACATATATGCATGTACATAAAATGAGCGAACAAACTTGGTTCTTAAAAATTCTTAGATGCACCAGGCGCATATGAATCCGCCACAACTCCTAAGTTTGGGGAGTCTTGAGTCTCGCATTAATTTCACATAATCTAACAATGGAGCTGCACTGGACTCGCGTGCATTagacatcaaattttttagtAGATCATAATTTTCTCCCATTGCGAATCTTTAGTCGACCTCGGTCATACCGACTGCCCATCCAACCAACTTCAGGATCGAACTAAAGTGGCTCATGGGCCTAAAGCAAATGAAGAGGCCCGGAAAAGCTCTTAATCCGTGAACGAATACGTACGACTGGCTAATCAGATTGCAAGCCCTACAAAACtatcaagacaagctctaactTATGCTTTATTCGCATGTAGGAACTCTGATGTCAATCTATCAGCATCCACACGAAACCTGCGGAGGACACCAGTCGATAAAAAGGCCGTTGCGCATTTTGACACAGCACAAAACCCTTTTTTCCAGCCAATATGCCCTTAGACCTAGGAGTTAGCGGTTTCAAGTTTCTTATATGTTTCACTTAAAACCTGAAACATATTTTTGAGTAcagattcctcattttttagaTCTTGAAACCTACCCGTCGAAATCCAAAACATCGAATCTACCCTGGCGCAAGTTCCTCGTTTCTTAAACAAATGGATGGAGTCTATTAGTGTTATGTTCCATGAATTCGATGATGGGAAACACATTGGTAAAAGGCACAAAGAAAGCaacagacaaaaagaaaagcaaaaggcatAAACAATTTTAGATTTAGGAATCTCGGTCCGGTTCCCGtttccgaaaaaaaaaggaactgagAAGCAAAACCTCCCTCCCTAGAACCAGGAACTGGAGAAACAAATCTCCATTTCCCAGTTTAGATCTCCAGTTCCCGGTTCTATTCGGAACCGTGCTCACCTCTACTTAGACTATCATTTGATGACCAAGACCTAATGCGCCCTAGCGCTATTCGAATGAGCATTCCGAGACTTAACATTCCACAACAAGCGCACAAGTAGCCATTGTCCAGAAAAATTCTTCTGCAAATTGCTAGCATCTCCGTACTAAATCTGGGCATGAGCCAAACCAGCTCGTCTCTCGAATGGAAGGGGAGGAACTTCAATTGCCGAGTCATACATAATATGCTTGAACCAATACGACGCTTACATGATTCCAGCTAAACAATGTCAAAATAACCACAACATCCCTTCAACAACACAACAGGCGCTGGCGACTTAAGGCCTTTTCCCGGAATACAATAGATTTCGACGAATTCCTACCATGGAAGCCCATCATTTAGGCATGATAAAGCACAAGGGCGGGAACATATACGACTAAATGAAGCATCTCTGCAGTTGAGCTTCGGTCAATCCTAATGTAGTAGAAATCATTTCATATGCAGAAGAAGACAACTCGTAGTTTACAACCTCAGACAGCTACAACCGATTAAGTACAGGACGTTGAACCTCACTTACCTGCACAACATACCTCGGGTACCATTCTGGATAAATAGAAAATCTGCCCCGCCTACTCTGCAAATTGGCGCCAACAAGCTTTACCCACATCCATGACAAATTCACATGCCAGCGCACGGAGAGTAATACTCTTGCTATACAAGCGGAAAGCACTACAGCTGGATATTATTAAGCACGAGTACTACAGACATTGATACTAAAGAGAGTTTTTAACGCAGAAAACTAATGCTCTTGGGAAATGGATGATGTACCCTGaaaatcaaatcatgcattaaaAGCAAGATATCCTTCTAAAATATCACATCCAGTTAAATAAAATCTCAGTAGCAAActgaaagcaataaaaaagaaagaaagaaagaaagcacaCTAATATTTCACCAGAGTGCAATCCAACCTCTCTGTAGACAGTTGAACAGCTCACGAGATAGTTCAACCTCCTATAAGGGGCAAGAGGGCCTCATtgtcaaaaaaccaaaaaatccaGAATTTTTTCGAGAAAATACGACCTCAAACTTTATCAGAATAGATCAATCCAACCTTCTATATCATCGCCAATTTCATGGAAGAGGAATCCTGAAGATTAAATCCAACGTTCCCCCATAATCTCTTGTGGACTCACGGCATGTAACCATGCTCAATGCAGCCCCAAAAGGCTAGAAAGGTTCCACAGACTGGTGAGATCAGATCACCTCATTAATAAACTGTTTTTCACCAGAGCACATATTCACCAAAATTTATCCAGTAAGGCTTTGTAACAAATTATCGTGCTTTGCATCCCTAACATGTCCTGTCAAAAGCAGAGCAGAAATTCCAGTCCAGTACACCAACAGAGCTCTGAGAACCTCAACCAGAGGAACGATGCGTCGCCAATCTACAAATTCGCCCCTCTAGTAGGGTGACATAATGGAATGAAGATAAACATAACAAGAACACTGACACTGAACTTTTATTACAAGAAAGAGATGACTCTGCAAAACATATAGTTTGCAATCAGTTATACATAGATCATATATGTATACCACCAGGGTACTCACCTCCCCAATTTGgggacaataaaaaaaatacaatgagCTATTACATCGGCAAAATTTGATGTTTGGCACCTTGATATGAAATCTCTGCCTAATTACAAAGAATAACTTACTTCATACACCTAGGTATCAACCAAAAGACTCTCCAACTACTTGAACTACCGTAGTCCATGTGATTAACTGCTACTCTTTAAGAACAGCAAGGAATCGCCGCAGTGAACAAAAATCGAATGTGTCAATGAACATTATCAGCTACAcctaaattaaaatcaagattATACCAAATACCAATTGCCTATGATGGTTTAGATCCTTCAAAAGTCTCCCATGCCCGAATCAccttattatttggaaaaatactTTGGTGTTGGCTGTCACAAAAAATCAACCAGCAATCAATGACTTATGATGCATTAGCTCCTGCAACTGTATTCTCCCCCGCTTCAAtcatcttcttattcttctcgATTGCAGCAGCGACCTCCTGGGGCATGTACTTCTCGTCGTGCTTAGCTAGAACCTCCGTCGCCGCAAAATAACATTCCGCACTCCTTGCTTTCCCCACACCGACTTTGAAGATACCTCCTTCCTTATTTCATCAGAGAATGGTTTCACAAACCCTTCGACCACCACAGAATGCCCTTCCCTGAATAAGTCTGGTAACGAACCTTGATACCTGATGTTATCAACATCAAAACCATTTTGCAATCACATTGAAAGAATCCAAAATGACAGAGACAAATCAAGCCACACATTTTACCAATAAAACACAATGAAATGAGGACCTTAGGTCGAATCGCCTATTCTAGTCTTAGTCATGATCCCTACTGAACTCTCGAAATCGTTTAGATCAACTTACTAATCATACCATCCCGCAAACAAAATGCTTTTCATCGAATGACCTACTCGACAATGGACATCTACTAAAGCGAAACCAATTCAATACTTCCTACGCACAAGAACAAAATCACTTCTAAATGCAAAGGACGGCAATCAAAATCGCGATAACCTGCGAACCAATATCACAAACTAACTAACCTGACCAAAATGTCAGTGATCAAATCGGTGATAACGAACTCCATCACCGCCGAGGAAGCGGGCTGCGCGACGGAACCTTCCAGAACCAATCCGCCCAGCCTAAACTTGTTCTTCGTAGGGTTAGCGGAGTACTTCTCCATCGCATCCGACGGGGTCACGTAGAACACCAGCTGGTCCTGAAACTGGTTCAGCACGATCACGATGAACCCGGCGATGCAGCTGAAAGTCAGGGCGTAGGTCCAGAGCCGCCGGTTCTGGAGCTGGCGGGCACGCGCGCCGATGTCCACGTGCTTGGGCCGGGCCGGGACGTGCCGGGCGGTGGAGAGGAACCGGAGGGCGGCGATCGAGCTCGGGCAGTCGCGCGGGAGGGCGTAGAGGCCGGAGATTGGGGAGAGGAGCGGCGGGGAGATCCGAGGGCGGAGGTGGGCGCGGCGGGGCGCggaagggcggcggcggcggcggcgcggccgAGGTgagggcggaggcggagggcgaATCGGGAGGCCATCGGATTCGCCAGGCCGCGTGCGTTTTCTCGGGAAAGCGACGGAAAGGAGAGGCGAGAAAATTCTaggaaaatggagagagaaagtgagggAGGGGGGTTTTTGGTGCGGGGGTTCGACGGAGGCGTGAGGCGGCTAGCAGAAA
The nucleotide sequence above comes from Eucalyptus grandis isolate ANBG69807.140 chromosome 2, ASM1654582v1, whole genome shotgun sequence. Encoded proteins:
- the LOC104433832 gene encoding LOW QUALITY PROTEIN: cytochrome c-type biogenesis protein CcmE homolog, mitochondrial (The sequence of the model RefSeq protein was modified relative to this genomic sequence to represent the inferred CDS: inserted 1 base in 1 codon) codes for the protein MVAGKVRVVVETYRDKVDALCVSAMASSCRDKVNPFCVSAVVETCRDNEDALHFAAAGATRRCRFPTEDQELILWPTVPKDWNRPVSPPHASVEPPHQKPPSLTFSLHFPRIFSPLLSVAFPRKRTRPGESDGLPIRPPPPPSPRPRRRRRRPSAPRRAHLRPRISPPLLSPISGLYALPRDCPSSIAALRFLSTARHVPARPKHVDIGARARQLQNRRLWTYALTFSCIAGFIVIVLNQFQDQLVFYVTPSDAMEKYSANPTKNKFRLGGLVLEGSVAQPASSAVMEFVITDLITDILVRYQGSLPDLFREGHSVVVEGFVKPFSDEIRKEVSSKSVXGKARSAECYFAATEVLAKHDEKYMPQEVAAAIEKNKKMIEAGENTVAGANAS